In Thermoanaerobacterales bacterium, a single window of DNA contains:
- a CDS encoding YbjQ family protein, whose protein sequence is MLLTTTHDVQGKTITAYLGVVAGEAIMGANVLRDLMASITDIIGGRSGAYEAKLKQARDVALNEMAEDARRLGADAVVGIDIDYEVLREGMLMVTASGTAVKLG, encoded by the coding sequence ATGCTTCTTACCACTACCCACGATGTACAGGGCAAAACGATCACGGCCTACCTGGGAGTGGTCGCCGGCGAGGCGATTATGGGGGCCAACGTCCTCCGCGACCTGATGGCCTCGATCACCGACATCATCGGCGGCCGCTCGGGAGCCTACGAGGCCAAGCTCAAGCAGGCGCGGGACGTGGCCTTGAACGAGATGGCCGAGGACGCCCGGCGCCTGGGAGCCGATGCCGTGGTTGGAATCGACATCGATTACGAAGTTCTGCGGGAAGGCATGCTGATGGTCACGGCCAGCGGGACGGCGGTCAAACTTGGGTAG